A part of Desulfomicrobium apsheronum genomic DNA contains:
- a CDS encoding PilZ domain-containing protein, translating to MQDKRKSQRKASLARCTVEKCFSRNGQISSRAVNFSATGFMLEMDYPLSPGETIKVQFAPDAEEARLYGKSLCLGMVRWCAPQDGSCGGCYGVGVELANQAPRRYNY from the coding sequence GTGCAGGATAAGAGAAAATCGCAGCGGAAAGCGTCCCTGGCGCGTTGTACGGTGGAGAAATGCTTTTCGAGAAACGGGCAGATTTCTTCCCGGGCCGTGAATTTCAGCGCCACCGGTTTCATGCTCGAAATGGACTATCCCCTGTCTCCCGGCGAGACCATCAAGGTCCAGTTCGCTCCTGATGCCGAAGAGGCGCGCCTGTACGGCAAGAGCCTGTGTCTCGGCATGGTTCGCTGGTGCGCGCCTCAAGACGGGAGCTGCGGCGGGTGCTACGGAGTGGGCGTCGAGCTCGCGAACCAGGCTCCACGGCGGTACAATTACTAG
- a CDS encoding tetratricopeptide repeat protein — MKLQKYAAVGVDGITWHEYRTDVEQRLFDLHDRLHRGQFGPEYAAEAIYRKLLDRHPDLLPAANNLGYLLATAQAPTPLQLSEALALATKASAGGDPSALDTVGWVHYRLGDKDAALQFLRKAHESLPEDPAVTYHLARVLADLGQTGEARGLLTTLLART; from the coding sequence ATGAAATTGCAAAAGTATGCGGCAGTGGGTGTGGATGGGATAACTTGGCATGAATATCGGACGGACGTAGAACAACGCCTGTTCGATCTTCATGACCGGTTGCATCGTGGTCAGTTTGGACCGGAATACGCAGCCGAGGCCATTTACCGCAAGCTTTTGGATCGTCACCCCGACCTGCTGCCTGCGGCCAACAATCTTGGCTACCTGCTGGCCACGGCGCAAGCGCCCACGCCGCTGCAGCTTTCCGAGGCCCTGGCCCTGGCCACCAAGGCCAGCGCGGGCGGCGACCCGTCGGCGCTCGATACGGTAGGCTGGGTGCATTATCGCCTGGGCGACAAGGACGCGGCCCTGCAGTTCCTGCGCAAGGCTCATGAGTCCCTGCCCGAGGATCCGGCCGTGACCTATCATCTGGCCCGGGTTCTTGCCGATCTGGGGCAGACGGGTGAGGCCCGGGGGCTGCTGACGACTCTGTTGGCGCGCACCTAG
- a CDS encoding type II toxin-antitoxin system RelE/ParE family toxin, whose protein sequence is MRNTPRVLDFFVSLHLTIFERPANYDFFNNQQDVHFPGAGLHPLQGNLTGHWSVRVSGNWRVTF, encoded by the coding sequence ATGCGCAATACACCGCGCGTCCTGGATTTTTTCGTTTCCTTGCATCTCACCATTTTTGAACGGCCTGCGAATTATGATTTCTTTAACAATCAGCAAGACGTTCATTTCCCAGGCGCTGGGCTTCATCCCCTTCAGGGCAACCTGACTGGCCATTGGTCAGTTAGGGTTTCAGGCAACTGGCGGGTGACGTTCTGA
- a CDS encoding HigA family addiction module antitoxin — MQTRTRKPTHPGRIIEHHYRRPLNLTVTALAGHLGISRKHLSNLINEKVGITSDMAMRLSRALGTSPDLWMNMQKTRDLWEAEHERTGWEEVKPLPGVQGVGGVNAVAD, encoded by the coding sequence ATGCAGACCAGAACCCGTAAACCGACGCACCCAGGCCGCATCATAGAGCACCACTACCGGAGGCCCTTGAACTTGACCGTCACGGCCCTGGCCGGACACTTGGGTATATCCCGGAAGCACCTTTCCAACCTTATCAACGAAAAGGTGGGAATAACTTCGGATATGGCCATGCGCCTTTCCCGTGCTCTCGGGACTTCTCCCGATCTGTGGATGAACATGCAGAAAACTCGGGATTTATGGGAAGCGGAACACGAGCGCACCGGCTGGGAGGAGGTGAAACCTTTGCCCGGAGTGCAAGGTGTTGGCGGCGTTAATGCGGTGGCGGATTAG
- a CDS encoding type II toxin-antitoxin system HicB family antitoxin — MAYYFLIFLPVVEGGYAILSPDYPELTSQADTLEECMTMGADALAIMAEEYAKARRPLPEPSSMAQARTFAVSEIDDSVDLSREPILQLIQAPNVDMTPVKISISLPKSDLEAIDAKARRLGMTRSGLLASAAKVYPGGKGRGASC; from the coding sequence ATGGCCTATTATTTTCTGATTTTTCTGCCCGTCGTTGAAGGCGGGTATGCCATCTTGTCTCCTGATTATCCGGAACTCACGTCGCAAGCCGATACTCTGGAAGAATGCATGACCATGGGAGCGGACGCGCTGGCCATTATGGCCGAAGAGTACGCCAAGGCACGCAGGCCTCTACCCGAACCGTCCAGCATGGCTCAGGCCCGGACGTTTGCCGTGAGCGAAATTGACGACAGCGTTGATCTGAGTCGCGAACCGATCTTGCAACTCATTCAGGCGCCAAACGTGGACATGACCCCAGTCAAGATATCCATCAGCCTGCCCAAGTCTGACCTGGAAGCAATCGACGCCAAGGCGCGTCGCCTGGGCATGACCAGATCCGGCCTGCTGGCCAGTGCCGCCAAGGTGTATCCCGGAGGAAAAGGACGCGGAGCCTCTTGCTGA